ACGCGGCGTCGGGCGCGAGCGCGGACTCGTCGCCCTCGTCGTCGCTCGTCACACCCATGCGATCGAGTAGCACACGAACGGATATAATCTCGCGGTCGGGAGTCCGCGAACCGTCACCGCGGAGCTTAACTCGGGACCCGTCGACAGATCGGTCGATGACACTCCGACACACGTCGATCCGCGTCGCGGACGTCGAGGCGACCGTCGAGTTCTACGCCGATCTCGTGGGCTACGAGGTCCTGCGTGAGTTCGAGACCGACGACGGCACGCGCAACGTCTTCGTCGGCGACCCCGCCGACGAGGACACCGACGACCCCGCCGCGCTCCAGCTCGTCGCGGCCGACGACCCCGTCGACACCGGCGATTTCGAACACGTCGCGGTCACGGTCGACGACG
This DNA window, taken from Halosimplex litoreum, encodes the following:
- a CDS encoding VOC family protein gives rise to the protein MTLRHTSIRVADVEATVEFYADLVGYEVLREFETDDGTRNVFVGDPADEDTDDPAALQLVAADDPVDTGDFEHVAVTVDDVDAALDSLDDDRIDDGPITMEEFSSRVAFITAPEGWGVELVEDL